A DNA window from Impatiens glandulifera chromosome 7, dImpGla2.1, whole genome shotgun sequence contains the following coding sequences:
- the LOC124909884 gene encoding 11S globulin seed storage protein Ana o 2.0101-like: MVNSCVLPISILCFLVLTTGGSAYRQAGQQQQAQCRIQSINPLEPARRLQHEAGYTDVWDQTFDQIQCAGVAASRHLIQQGGLLLPTFSNAPLLAYVVKGRGIVGTINPGCAETFQSSEQIDVGGQFGSQKFRDQHQKIHRCRKGDIVAFKVGLAHWVHNDGNEDLELMVVHDTSNVENQLDQNLRRFFLAGNPQESEMQQRRKYSGQQQQDENFSGNLFQGFETEVLAESFQVDLETAARLQGQDDNRGFIVRVGKEFEMQRPSKYEEERRREWSPRNNGFEETVCTMRIRENLDDPERADVYTAQGGRISTVNSHNLPILKEIQLSAERGVLYENAMAAPHWTLNAHNIIYILRGTGRIQVVGHSNRAVFNGEVRQGQLLVVPQNYAEVKLAGNEGLEWVSFKTNDRAISSPLAGKTSVIRAMPVEVVMSAFRMSRDEAQKLKYNRQEVRIFPRSKRQSERI; the protein is encoded by the exons ATGGTTAACTCTTGTGTACTTCCAATTAGCATACTATGCTTCCTGGTCCTTACAACCGGAGGCTCTGCTTATAGACAGGCTGGCCAACAACAACAAGCGCAGTGTCGCATCCAAAGCATCAACCCTCTCGAGCCTGCCAGGCGCCTCCAGCATGAAGCCGGTTACACCGATGTTTGGGACCAGACCTTTGACCAGATTCAGTGTGCCGGTGTGGCCGCCTCCCGCCACCTTATCCAGCAAGGAGGCCTCCTCTTGCCTACTTTCAGCAATGCCCCTTTGCTAGCTTATGTTGTAAAAG GTAGGGGAATTGTTGGCACCATAAATCCAGGCTGCGCAGAAACGTTTCAATCGAGCGAACAAATTGATGTTGGAGGACAATTTGGCTCACAAAAGTTTAGGGATCAACACCAGAAGATCCATCGTTGCAGGAAGGGAGACATTGTTGCCTTCAAAGTTGGCCTAGCTCATTGGGTCCATAACGATGGCAACGAAGACCTTGAACTCATGGTGGTCCACGATACCAGCAACGTCGAAAACCAGCTCGATCAAAACCTCAGG AGATTCTTCCTTGCCGGTAATCCGCAAGAGTCAGAAATGCAACAGAGGAGGAAGTACAGTGGTCAACAACAACAAGATGAGAACTTTTCAGGCAACCTTTTCCAGGGATTTGAGACCGAGGTTTTGGCGGAATCTTTCCAAGTCGACTTGGAGACAGCCGCAAGACTACAGGGACAAGATGATAACAGAGGATTCATTGTGAGGGTAGGTAAAGAATTTGAAATGCAAAGACCGTCCAAGTACGAggaggaaagaagaagagagtgGAGCCCAAGAAACAACGGATTCGAGGAAACCGTTTGCACAATGAGGATCAGAGAAAATCTCGATGATCCAGAGAGAGCAGATGTGTACACCGCTCAGGGTGGTCGCATTAGCACCGTCAATAGTCATAACCTCCCAATTTTGAAGGAAATCCAATTGAGCGCCGAGAGAGGAGTCCTTTACGAG AACGCAATGGCGGCTCCACACTGGACTCTTAACGCCCACAACATAATATACATATTGCGCGGAACGGGCCGAATCCAAGTGGTGGGTCACTCCAACCGGGCCGTCTTCAATGGCGAAGTCCGTCAAGGGCAGCTATTGGTCGTCCCTCAGAACTACGCTGAAGTCAAGCTGGCAGGAAACGAAGGATTAGAGTGGGTGTCGTTCAAGACAAATGACAGGGCCATATCAAGCCCGTTGGCTGGGAAGACTTCGGTGATCCGGGCAATGCCGGTGGAAGTGGTGATGAGTGCTTTCCGAATGTCGAGAGACGAGGCACAAAAGCTAAAGTATAACCGACAAGAAGTGAGGATCTTCCCGCGATCAAAGAGGCAATCCGAGAGGATTTGA